A segment of the uncultured Desulfobulbus sp. genome:
ACGTCGCGGCCAATGGTGCATTGGGCTTGCAGGCTCTAGCGAGAGAGGCATACGACGTTATTCTCTGTGATATCCGTATGCCGCAAATGGACGGAATGGAGTTTTTGCACCATCTCCGTCAGCAAAATATTCAGGCAACCATCATTATGATGTCTGCCTTTGGGACAGTCGAAACTGCTCTCGAGGCGATGCGGCAAGGTGCCTACGATTACATATCTAAACCCTTTAAAGTCGATGAAATTGAGCTGACCCTCCGCAAGGCCGAGGAGCGCGAAAAACTTAAGCAGGATAATCAACTCCTTCGAGAGAAGGTTGCGGCTTTTGAAGGAGAGTGTTCCTTCGGCAGAATGGTCGCTCGCAGTAAACCGATGTTGGATGTCTTTGCACTGGCGCAAAAAGTCGCGCCGCACACAACCACTATCCTCATTACGGGAGAGAGTGGAACCGGAAAGGAGCTGGTCGCCCAGGGGATTCATGAGAAGAGCGGGAGAGCCCCGGCCTCATTTGTTGCTATCAATTGCGGAAGTTTGCCGGAAAGCTTGATTGAAAGCGAACTCTTTGGCTACGTGAAGGGAGCTTTTACCGGGGCAGAGCAGGATAAAACAGGGCTTTTTGTGAAAGCGCATGGCGGAACCTTGTTCCTCGATGAAATTGGAGAGCTGCCTTTTTCCATGCAGGTCAAGTTGCTTAGGGTGTTACAGGAGGGGGAAGTGCATCCGGTAGGGGCAGAACGTCCTGTGTCCATAGATGTACGGGTGATTGCCGCGACAGCACGGGAGCTTGATCAGGAAGTTAAACAGGGCCGTTTTCGACAGGATTTGTTTTATCGGCTTAATGTGGTGCATGTGATTTTACCACCCCTGCGTGAGCGTTTGGATGATATTCCACTTTTGAGCACCTATTTTTTGAAACGTTATGCAAAACAACTCAATTCTCCAGTGACCAGTATTTCACCAGCGGCCATGACCCGTTTGATGCAGCATGGATGGTCTGGGAATGTACGTGAACTTGAAAATGTTATCGAGCGGGCAGTGGTGCTGGCTGAAAAAAAGGTGATCTTGCCAGAGAATCTGCCCCATGAGTTTGGGGTGCAGTCAGGGGGGCGGCGTTTGGATGACATCTTTGGTGGATTTTCTATCAAACGGGGCCAGAAGATCATGGAGACTTCATTGATCAGCCGTGCCCTGCAGGCCACGGGAGGTAATAAATCGAAGGCCGCTGAACTGCTGGAGATAAGCTATCCCTCGTTGCTCAGTAAAATAAAGGACTATGATATTGGAGGGGGAAGAGGGGAGGCCTCCTGAATGCGCTTTGTCTGGCATAGGGGGAACGATTGTCTCCAATTCTGAGATCCCTCACATATGTTCGGGATGACGGAGACTGGTAGCGATGGATGCTGGTGAGGGGAATATTGCGGTGTGTCGGTCTCTCTGGGAACTCTTTTTTAGAGGAAAGGTGTCCCTGTAATGTTCATTGAGACCAGCTGCAAAAAAAACAGCGCTCTTGAGCAATGTTTCCAACATTCCACAATCTTCAGGGGGGCACCCCTCTCTGAAAAGGGGCTTTTCCACCAACGGTTAACTGTTCCAAGGTGGAGGCGGGGTGGAAAAAAAATTAATAAACCTGGTGTCGTTGTTAAATTTTTTTATAATTTGAACTATTGCTGGCGACATGCAATAAAGATTCTGCTGGCCATGTTATCTCATTTTTTATCATAAAAACAGTTTGTTTTGTATTTTAAGCGTTATCTGGATCGCATTTTGTAAGGCAATAGGCGGAGGGCCTTGAATGAACACAACGCACAAATATACAGATGCTTCGGAACATGGATTCACCCTCATGGAGGTCATGGTGGTGGTGGCCATTGTTGGCATTATGTCGATGATTGCTATTCCGAGCTACTTGAGTTGGAAGCCTGGGTATGAG
Coding sequences within it:
- a CDS encoding sigma-54 dependent transcriptional regulator, producing MTEGTSKRLLVIDDEENMRHMLSSMLSRMGYEVDVAANGALGLQALAREAYDVILCDIRMPQMDGMEFLHHLRQQNIQATIIMMSAFGTVETALEAMRQGAYDYISKPFKVDEIELTLRKAEEREKLKQDNQLLREKVAAFEGECSFGRMVARSKPMLDVFALAQKVAPHTTTILITGESGTGKELVAQGIHEKSGRAPASFVAINCGSLPESLIESELFGYVKGAFTGAEQDKTGLFVKAHGGTLFLDEIGELPFSMQVKLLRVLQEGEVHPVGAERPVSIDVRVIAATARELDQEVKQGRFRQDLFYRLNVVHVILPPLRERLDDIPLLSTYFLKRYAKQLNSPVTSISPAAMTRLMQHGWSGNVRELENVIERAVVLAEKKVILPENLPHEFGVQSGGRRLDDIFGGFSIKRGQKIMETSLISRALQATGGNKSKAAELLEISYPSLLSKIKDYDIGGGRGEAS